The following nucleotide sequence is from Natrinema salifodinae.
CGGCGGCGACTCGACGATCACCGACCTCGACCTGGACGAGCGCCGGGTTTCGATCAACCTCAGCGGCGCCTGCAGCGGCTGTGGCGTCAGCCCGATGACGACCCAGGCGATTCGCCAGCGGCTCCCGGCCGAGATCGACGCGATCGATCGCGTCGACGTGAGCACCGGGCTCGACGGCCTGGCCGAGCAGGGATCCTCGGGTCGCGACGTGCCGCCGGACACCCCATTCTGACGGGCCGGGCCACCGCTGCTACCGGTACCGCTAGCCTCG
It contains:
- a CDS encoding NifU family protein, with protein sequence MSDSDAERSPEDAVREDVSLFLRRNFPQIEMHGGDSTITDLDLDERRVSINLSGACSGCGVSPMTTQAIRQRLPAEIDAIDRVDVSTGLDGLAEQGSSGRDVPPDTPF